DNA from Sphingomonas psychrotolerans:
GAACTGCCCGACTAAAACGACTTATTGCGATTGACTTGCAATAGCTGACTGGTGACAATCCCGCATCATCCACGCGGGAGTCGTTCATGTCCGCTGCCCATACGCTTGCCGCTGCTTTGCCTGTGCTCCAGCCCGAGGACGCCGGCGCCCGCTTGCTGCTGTTCGGAATCCGTCAAATGGGCGCGCACGGCCTCCACGACGCCTGCACGGCGCACGCCTTTGTCACGGCGTTTGGCAAGGGCTTCCAGCGTCCGTTGGTCCTCTTGCGCGCCTTGATGGCCGAGATGTCGGCAGCCTCGGCCGGCCCGATCCAGATCGCGCCGTGGTGCTGCGCGCGCATGACCGGCCCGGAGGCGACGTTGCTCGAAGTGATCGCCGGCATCCGCACGCATCCCGCCCGCGCCAACATGCTCCTGGC
Protein-coding regions in this window:
- a CDS encoding DUF6628 family protein, translated to MSAAHTLAAALPVLQPEDAGARLLLFGIRQMGAHGLHDACTAHAFVTAFGKGFQRPLVLLRALMAEMSAASAGPIQIAPWCCARMTGPEATLLEVIAGIRTHPARANMLLADLLGVRDAASIGFTAHALANAFADLALPLDEATP